A single genomic interval of Phaeodactylum tricornutum CCAP 1055/1 chromosome 5, whole genome shotgun sequence harbors:
- a CDS encoding predicted protein yields the protein MGRSRGRSVSSGSYKEMNTSSISTKMMSPEGRNGSTAEVTRERVSVVREVLQAILMHSNPTSGRSFLHGEALSSGDSHIVAAEVDTIEQLHKIHSSDHKAGEFACNLEEQILTLPDKESGYTPLHWAILRGDLASILLLVRHCLTATHEHDSLSRRLSKRPMDVLQGYGTNVSVMLAKLIAARDQEGLTPSDLLAIQQRSELAACRQALLSISSQISSVSTGRQDNTWLNASGLHLTDADETDEASDTLRDTIHLETEATESSLLDCKRNLSEYGCEVLTFGSAHICASGVSTSASCSSSGTTLNARPIVGAATSRPQRVQAFGQERVGRMGGAVSVSAASHHTLVLTRNGHVYAFGLGKGGRLGTGDESHCALPTRVVGLSHHKVVGISAAESHSLCVTKTGIVFAWGSNRFGQLGLTLDDCSTRSVPRRIDNLKNTQCVAVAAGAKHSVALSRIGEVFVWGDNTAGQLGVSRRNGTHRVHRVEALWGTSPPKVAMSICASEKTTLVLTLPWGRTGVPVNSIYTWGHGNHVPSKIQLNPSVETRNRLVNPVSIACARFHNVVVSSDGLVYTWGLHAESLGTPVSAKKGTAMAVPQLVQGMLPHNGGGVAVGVSASENHTAVITDTGALYTWGAAYGKDVLGHEGIRWQPDPKRVPGIHRAVSVSAAKEHTVLLVGATFSRSPHRRSDFVPSLESLAAEIVAHHVDLFNVIPVLITAERIHSPFLVEYCDNFIRRNLDAVLDFGQRSVMNVYLEEQIAKMSPRGEMSQDGHIHPLFFDIALAGAENKKMQSLERSSSCGVHQWLEACTGLRDKASTKYFERHHKLSRAFTLADTSCSMRPLCQPPQNSTRGISGNGKNDRSCSGQCKQVTSEINLSTKSSTLAKFDALNKETRALRKRLGQISIIEKAAAGVQSLTPEQQEKVARRSELEADLIALQPALKQIGSHLTETRMAEKKVQSESHIEQAEEAKIQNDNAISLFRCEVCSITCPDLQNLEFHLNGRKHRNRVAHLAFKDEEQARKAVVNECRRRQILGTEGGGGDREHFSSRPWQSQNGKAMTSLPKYQLPPPPHPFSGSVPPVGRGEKKSLQNIMEEESRLRAASSKEPTKIPKVGIARPSETFKTLPRSVPPIIQPLGSPCSRKSAPRALPTATVRTAMPVSMLPCSATSYSPANSSPKALYSLGDFWSPKKAAPRPVIPAVASWASPRSSPSNSAVTTPPSQSLKDIQQQEEDLKTKQVPSCGENGRWYIERRERADSLTEIQAKEAREKEFRRFVEEQREIEKSMMHELVTSKEADNKNPARKRIHSKGKRR from the exons ATGGGGCGCTCCCGAGGGCGATCCGTTTCGAGTGGGTCGTATAAGGAAATGAACACCAGTTCGATCTCGACCAAAATGATGTCGCCTGAAGGGAGAAACGGTAGTACCGCCGAAGTAACACGAGAGCGCGTGTCGGTGGTGCGGGAGGTATTGCAAGCTATCCTGATGCACTCAAATCCTACCTCGGGTCGTTCGTTTCTGCATGGTGAAGCGCTCTCAAGTGGTGATTCGCACATAGTTGCTGCTGAAGTCGATACT ATTGAGCAGCTTCACAAGATCCACTCCAGCGATCACAAGGCGGGGGAATTTGCTTGCAATCTGGAGGAACAGATATTGACGCTCCCAGACAAAGAGTCCGGGTACACGCCACTTCACTGGGCAATTCTGCGAGGCGATCTCGCTAGTATTCTGTTGCTCGTGCGCCATTGCCTGACGGCCACGCACGAACACGATTCCTTGTCTCGTCGTCTATCGAAACGACCTATGGACGTACTGCAAGGTTACGGCACGAATGTTAGTGTCATGTTAGCAAAGCTTATTGCGGCACGGGACCAGGAGGGGCTCACTCCGTCCGATTTACTGGCGATACAGCAACGCTCCGAGCTTGCAGCTTGTCGACAAGCGCTCCTATCAATATCCAGTCAAATAAGTTCGGTCTCGACAGGCAGGCAAGATAACACTTGGCTGAACGCTTCTGGATTGCATTTGACTGATGCGGATGAAACAGACGAAGCGAGCGACACTCTCCGAGATACAATTCATCTTGAAACAGAAGCCACAGAAAGTTCGTTGTTGGATTGCAAAAGGAATCTGTCTGAATACGGTTGCGAAGTTTTAACGTTTGGAAGTGCACACATCTGCGCGTCAGGAGTGTCAACTAGTGCATCATGTTCCAGTAGCGGTACTACGTTGAACGCAAGGCCTATTGTTGGAGCGGCCACTTCTCGTCCTCAGCGCGTCCAGGCCTTTGGGCAGGAGCGAGTTGGACGCATGGGCGGAGCAGTTTCTGTCTCAGCTGCATCGCACCATACGCTGGTTCTGACTCGAAATGGACACGTGTATGCCTTTGGGcttggcaaaggcggccgTTTAGGAACGGGAGACGAGTCGCATTGCGCTTTACCAACACGAGTTGTAGGCTTATCTCATCACAAAGTTGTGGGGATTTCGGCAGCTGAGTCCCATTCCCTCTGTGTTACAAAGACTGGGATCGTCTTTGCTTGGGGATCGAATCGCTTCGGACAGCTGGGTTTGACTTTGGATGACTGTAGCACACGATCCGTTCCCCGGAGGATCGATAATCTCAAGAATACGCAATGTGTCGCAGTTGCTGCCGGTGCCAAGCATTCCGTTGCGCTTTCCAGAATAGGGGAAGTTTTCGTATGGGGTGACAATACGGCGGGGCAATTGGGTGTGAGTCGACGTAACGGAACGCACCGTGTACATCGAGTAGAAGCTTTGTGGGGTACATCGCCTCCCAAAGTTGCAATGTCCATTTGTGCTTCAGAAAAAACGACTCTCGTGCTGACGCTACCATGGGGCCGCACCGGCGTACCAGTGAACAGCATCTACACTTGGGGACACGGCAACCATGTGCCAAGCAAGATTCAACTGAATCCGTCGGTCGAAACTCGAAACCGCTTAGTGAATCCTGTTAGCATTGCCTGCGCTCGTTTTCACAACGTAGTAGTTTCTTCGGACGGGTTAGTATACACATGGGGCTTACACGCGGAGTCCTTGGGAACCCCAGTCTCAGCAAAAAAAGGCACTGCAATGGCTGTGCCACAATTGGTACAAGGTATGCTCCCGCACAATGGGGGaggtgttgctgttggtgtGTCAGCGTCGGAGAATCACACTGCGGTTATCACGGATACGGGTGCCTTGTATACCTGGGGGGCTGCCTATGGTAAAGATGTGCTGGGCCACGAAGGAATCCGGTGGCAACCGGACCCGAAACGTGTTCCAGGAATTCATCGGGCCGTTAGCGTGTCGGCTGCAAAGGAGCATACGGTTCTTCTTGTCGGTGCTACCTTTTCACGGAGTCCCCATCGACGGTCGGACTTCGTGCCCTCCCTAGAGAGCCTTGCCGCCGAGATAGTTGCGCATCATGTGGACCTATTTAATGTTATCCCTGTTTTGATAACCGCTGAACGGATACATTCCCCGTTTTTGGTTGAATACTGCGACAATTTTATACGCCGCAATCTGGATGCTGTTTTGGACTTTGGGCAGAGAAGTGTTATGAACGTCTACTTGGAAGAACAAATTGCAAAGATGTCTCCTCGGGGCGAAATGAGCCAGGATGGACATATTCATCCATTGTTTTTTGACATTGCACTGGCAGGCGCAGAGAACAAGAAGATGCAATCTTTGGAACGTAGCTCGTCTTGCGGTGTACATCAGTGGCTGGAAGCCTGTACAGGGCTTCGCGACAAAGCCTCTACGAAATATTTTGAGAGGCATCACAAACTGTCGCGCGCTTTTACATTGGCGGATACGAGTTGTTCCATGAGGCCCCTTTGTCAGCCGCCTCAAAACAGTACAAGAGGGATCAGCGGGAATGGAAAAAATGATCGTTCTTGCTCGGGCCAGTGCAAACAGGTAACTTCCGAGATAAACCTTTCCACCAAGTCTTCAACGCTAGCGAAATTTGACGCGTTGAATAAGGAGACGCGAGCACTTCGAAAGCGCTTGGGTCAAATTTCCATAATCGAAAAGGCTGCAGCGGGCGTGCAGTCTTTGACTCCAGAGCAGCAAGAGAAGGTTGCTCGTCGATCTGAGCTGGAGGCAGATCTGATTGCTCTCCAACCAGCGCTGAAGCAAATTGGTAGTCACTTGACCGAAACGAGAATGGCAGAAAAGAAAGTGCAATCAGAGAGCCATATAGAGcaagcggaagaagcgaagaTTCAAAATGACAACGCAATTTCCCTATTTCGATGTGAAGTCTGTTCCATCACATGCCCAGACCTGCAAAATTTAGAATTTCACTTGAACGGTCGCAAGCATCGGAATAGAGTCGCCCATTTAGCATTCAAAGATGAAGAACAAGCTAGAAAAGCTGTAGTTAATGAATGCAGGCGGAGGCAAATATTGGGTACGGAAGGAGGTGGCGGAGACAGGGAACATTTCTCGTCTCGACCATGGCAGTCACAAAATGGCAAAGCAATGACCTCACTACCAAAGTACCAGCTCCCCCCTCCACCTCACCCTTTTTCGGGATCTGTGCCACCAGTTGGCCGTGGAGAAAAAAAAAGTTTGCAAAACATAATGGAGGAGGAATCTCGCTTGCGGGCGGCAAGCAGCAAGGAGCCCACGAAGATACCAAAAGTAGGCATCGCGAGACCATCCGAAACTTTCAAGACTCTACCACGATCTGTACCTCCAATCATACAGCCGCTTGGATCACCGTGTTCCAGAAAGTCAGCCCCTCGGGCTTTGCCAACTGCCACAGTCAGAACCGCAATGCCAGTTTCTATGCTGCCATGTTCAGCAACATCCTATTCCCCGGCTAATTCTTCACCCAAAGCATTGTATTCACTGGGAGACTTTTGGTCACCAAAAAAAGCAGCACCGCGGCCTGTAATTCCCGCGGTGGCTTCTTGGGCGTCCCCCAGAAGCAGCCCTTCAAATTCCGCAGTCACTACCCCGCCGAGCCAAAGTCTTAAAGATATacagcaacaggaagaagacTTGAAAACCAAGCAGGTTCCAAGCTGTGGGGAAAATGGAAGGTGGTACATTGAGCGGCGGGAACGTGCGGACTCGTTGACCGAGATTCAAGCAAAGGAGGCCAGGGAAAAGGAGTTCCGTCGCTTCGTGGAAGAGCAACGCGAGATAGAAAAATCAATGATGCACGAGCTGGTGACCAGTAAAGAAGCGGACAACAAAAACCCGGCACGTAAACGAATCCACTCAAAAGGCAAAAGGAGGTAA
- a CDS encoding predicted protein, giving the protein MKPGSTVALITPFSVDTGNIDYQGLRQLLRYHVEAGTDNLCILGTTGEASSMTMEERQQVLQIAVEEVKGVMPILVGTGTINPDNVKAQTLQAMDLGCDAALVVTPYYVKPPQRCLVQHMVTTADLGLPVVIYNVPGRTGVNFLDENIAIASQHENVVGLKDATGDLTRIEQVRPLVGDDFLLYSGDDGTSLEYLRRGGDGFISVTANIAAAAMKDLVTAVREQRMDDADAINRRLDILHQKLFLESNPIPTKWAAAKLGLVDSAYCRRPLAEFDSALHAELEQALQDAGML; this is encoded by the coding sequence ATGAAACCGGGTTCCACCGTGGCGCTGATTACGCCCTTTTCCGTCGACACGGGCAACATTGATTACCAAGGTTTGCGCCAACTCTTGCGGTATCACGTAGAGGCCGGCACCGACAATCTCTGTATCCTCGGCACCACCGGAGAGGCCTCGTCCATGACCATGGAAGAGCGGCAGCAGGTCCTGCAAATTGCCGTGGAGGAAGTCAAGGGCGTCATGCCCATACTGGTCGGCACGGGGACCATCAATCCGGACAACGTCAAGGCACAAACCTTGCAGGCCATGGACTTGGGCTGTGACGCCGCTCTCGTAGTCACACCCTACTACGTCAAACCACCACAGCGATGCCTTGTACAACACATGGTCACCACCGCCGATCTCGGACTTCCCGTTGTCATTTACAACGTTCCCGGACGCACCGGCGTCAACTTTTTGGATGAAAATATCGCCATTGCTTCCCAACACGAGAACGTCGTCGGGCTCAAGGACGCCACTGGGGATTTGACCAGGATCGAGCAAGTCCGTCCTCTCGTGGGGGACGACTTTTTGCTCTACAGTGGTGACGACGGTACGAGCTTGGAATACCTGCGACGCGGTGGCGACGGGTTCATTTCCGTTACGGCCAACattgccgccgccgccatgaaGGATCTCGTGACGGCCGTCCGGGAACAGCGAATGGATGACGCCGACGCCATTAATCGAAGACTCGACATATTGCACCAAAAACTCTTTCTGGAAAGCAACCCTATCCCCACCAAATGGGCCGCCGCGAAGCTGGGACTCGTCGATTCGGCCTACTGTCGACGTCCCCTGGCGGAATTCGATTCGGCACTGCACGCCGAATTGGAACAAGCCTTACAAGATGCCGGTATGTTGTAA
- a CDS encoding predicted protein, with protein sequence MSNWFARLRQKSPSSNSSANGAFPIDPSVPVSPYATDRRYRLPDEAPPSPQPGFERTTSGTAALWRTDTVPFTEPQPKDHLCLPDAGNIINARVDGVSPLTVSNASTIYNAHDNDDDSSSLLFTTIIPQKPRHDDTVVTKPSSGVSPRSAQLSNATSPPRLSSMPGTDQTTPYSPSPPQTMSAATIVSPPSPVVTTHYGAQTTPGIAESRKSFWQEKAFPSGDTYAESPAGSDDSPLFTPPRTDVRTRTAWLEQAFTPSGGGNMESPTKLKPEVRLETQRAPPVNIEPCPMESCPPPTPLSPPQPLSTRKEREPPPEDLSSPGQAPEVLAWRIRDKSKDTHAWAYNIWYRQGLLEWCPPESSVTPTSNSTQNLPPFVASSVHPHRAVVDVPDDQGTLPVKASPLRFRPLLTHKQKENDRPKVSTVSSMGEVESSRTQAKNCSKDPTVGSYQQLRVKVLASKEDVEKPVLIEPVSSDVVITEKVKSETVECEKDSMDIVMNNGIKKQFTAVTTQSPSVSKMSDHPAQYLNTGNDKETVKQNDRPKVSTVSSMGEVESSRTQAKNCSKDPTVGSYQQLRVKVLASKEDVEKPVLIEPVSSDVVITEKVKSETVECEKDSMDIVMNNGIKKQFTAVTTQSPSVSKMSDHPAQYLNTGNIVDVRQENHDSKKDAASFTDTAEDETVSPALIQGLSVSRVEPIQQHQDTQSQDLASMCGNDSQSVGASGLRQEPLTPLEKARRKRSASRAIAGHVRMVTSTRYTSFQKSRRAPILSLFGGPNPVGVDVEKRPSVGVDVEERPSVDSETQSSLPNSKGNQERGEAYQEFVSAYRNYSRDRTSPAHYATRIQALDRLNAAKVKNRVPPLPDA encoded by the exons ATGAGCAATTGGTTCGCCCGACTCCGGCAGAAATCGCCATCGTCCAATTCATCGGCTAACGGCGCGTTTCCCATCGATCCGAGCGTTCCGGTAAGCCCTTATGCTACGGACCGACGCTACCGTCTTCCGGATGAGGCGCCACCAAGTCCCCAGCCAGGATTCGAACGCACCACCTCCGGGACCGCGGCTCTTTGGCGAACAGATACCGTGCCCTTCACCGAACCACAGCCAAAGGATCATCTCTGTCTCCCCGATGCCGGAAATATCATTAATGCCCGCGTGGACGGCGTAAGTCCATTGACCGTTTCGAATGCTTCCACGATATACAACGCCCACGATAATGACGATGATTCCAGCAGTCTCCTATTCACGACTATTATTCCACAAAAGCCCCGACACGACGACACCGTTGTGACGAAACCATCGTCGGGTGTTTCTCCTCGATCCGCGCAATTGTCGAACGCCACTAGTCCTCCTCGTCTTTCGAGTATGCCTGGTACCGACCAGACCACACCCTACTCGCCTTCGCCACCACAAACAATGTCAGCTGCCACTATCGTGTCGCCCCCGTCGCCAGTAGTGACTACTCACTATGGGGCCCAGACTACCCCCGGTATCGCCGAGTCGCGTAAATCTTTCTGGCAGGAAAAGGCCTTTCCGTCGGGCGACACGTATGCCGAATCGCCCGCTGGCAGCGATGATTCGCCACTCTTTACACCACCCCGAACCGATGTCCGTACACGCACAGCCTGGCTTGAGCAAGCCTTTACCCCTTCCGGAGGCGGGAACATGGAATCGCCTACGAAATTGAAACCGGAAGTTCGGCTCGAAACGCAACGCGCTCCGCCCGTCAACATCGAGCCGTGTCCGATGGAATCTTGTCCCCCACCGACTCCGCTCTCACCACCACAGCCTTTGTCTACGCGAAAAGAACGCGAACCTCCACCAGAAGATTTGTCAAGTCCCGGACAGGCCCCGGAAGTATTGGCTTGGCGAATACGGGACAAATCCAAAGATACCCACGCCTGGGCCTACAACATATGGTACCGCCAAGGTTTGCTGGAATGGTGCCCACCAGAATCCTCCGTCACCCCTACATCAAACTCGACACAAAATCTACCGCCATTTGTTGCCTCAAGTGTGCACCCTCACAGGGCCGTAGTGGACGTCCCGGACGATCAGGGGACACTTCCTGTGAAGGCATCGCCGCTCAGATTTCGTCCTCTACTGACGCACAAGCAAAAGGAGAACGATAGACCAAAGGTTTCGACCGTTTCTTCTATGGGAGAAGTCGAGTCGTCCCGGACGCAAGCCAAAAATTGTTCCAAAGACCCTACTGTAGGCTCGTATCAACAATTGCGGGTGAAAGTCTTGGCATCCAAGGAGGATGTTGAAAAACCTGTGTTGATCGAGCCTGTATCATCAGATGTGGTGATTACAGAAAAGGTCAAATCGGAAACTGTTGAGTGTGAGAAAGACTCCATGGATATCGTCATGAACAATGGAATTAAAAAGCAATTCACTGCTGTTACAACTCAGAGTCCGTCGGTCTCCAAGATGTCGGATCACCCTGCGCAATATCTAAACACTGGGAATGATA AAGAGACAGTGAAGCAGAATGATAGACCAAAGGTTTCGACCGTCTCTTCTATGGGAGAAGTCGAGTCGTCCCGGACACAAGCCAAAAATTGTTCCAAAGACCCTACTGTAGGCTCGTATCAACAATTGCGGGTGAAAGTCTTGGCATCCAAGGAGGATGTTGAAAAACCTGTGTTGATCGAGCCTGTATCATCAGATGTGGTGATTACAGAAAAGGTCAAATCGGAAACTGTTGAGTGTGAGAAAGACTCCATGGATATCGTCATGAACAATGGAATTAAAAAGCAATTCACTGCTGTTACAACTCAGAGTCCGTCGGTCTCCAAGATGTCGGATCACCCTGCGCAATACCTAAACACTGGGAATATAGTCGACGTACGGCAGGAGAATCACGATTCGAAGAAGGATGCTGCTAGCTTCACTGATACGGCCGAAGATGAGACAGTGAGCCCGGCACTCATTCAAGGTTTGTCCGTTTCGAGAGTAGAACCAATTCAACAACACCAAGATACTCAATCACAAGATCTTGCCAGCATGTGCGGCAATGACAGCCAGAGTGTAGGTGCATCGGGATTGCGACAGGAGCCGTTGACTCCGTTAGAAAAGGCCCGCCGCAAGCGTAGTGCCTCTCGGGCGATTGCAGGTCACGTGCGCATGGTCACAAGTACGCGATACACATCTTTTCAAAAAAGCCGCCGGGCCCCTATTTTGAGCTTATTCGGTGGACCCAATCCGGTCGGAGTAGACGTTGAGAAACGCCCCTCGGTCGGAGTAGACGTTGAGGAACGCCCCTCGGTCGACTCTGAAACACAGTCTTCGCTGCCAAACAGCAAGGGGAATCAGGAGCGAGGCGAAGCCTACCAAGAATTTGTATCCGCCTACAGGAACTACAGCAGAGACCGTACATCACCTGCTCACTACGCAACGCGGATACAGGCTCTGGACCGATTGAACGCAGCGAAAGTGAAAAACAGAGTCCCTCCGCTCCCAGACGCATAG
- a CDS encoding predicted protein, which produces MRVSLSTALVLGITGASPGVILLLTCTAATAFSALPPTTNLSPASDAFVARRWKIVAAPHHRSGSSLRSIVDKRNGRDREENDEIATSNLGPSTTPIIPSGFNPFEYKSSSRDSSVSYLNRVSLRQTTMQELVNELLNVVEREEETQRTLQSYQDFLLEPLECDGAVLDSDSIYSSTMNRTQRYAAYRESMEERVTKAKNTSVRQVLISLQNFVRSFEKGGTE; this is translated from the coding sequence ATGAGGGTTTCTCTATCGACGGCTCTCGTGCTTGGTATTACGGGAGCAAGTCCGGGAGTCATTCTTCTACTCACGTGCACGGCGGCTACAGCGTTTTCAGCGTTGCCGCCCACCACAAACCTCTCCCCTGCTAGTGACGCATTCGTAGCTAGACGCTGGAAAATCGTTGCAGCACCCCACCATCGGTCTGGCTCTTCACTCCGTTCTATTGTCGATAAAAGGAATGGCAGAGACCGAGAAGAGAACGATGAAATCGCCACCTCCAACTTGGGTCCCTCCACGACACCAATCATTCCGTCGGGTTTCAATCCGTTCGAGTACAAATCGTCTAGCCGTGACTCATCCGTATCATATCTGAATCGAGTGTCGCTCCGGCAAACAACTATGCAAGAACTTGTCAATGAACTGTTGAACGTCGTCGAGCGAGAAGAGGAAACTCAACGAACGTTACAATCCTATCAGGACTTCTTACTCGAACCCTTGGAGTGCGACGGGGCTGTGTTGGATTCAGACTCGATATACAGTTCTACCATGAATCGTACACAGCGGTATGCGGCCTATCGAGAATCCATGGAAGAACGCGTAACAAAGGCCAAGAATACATCTGTTCGCCAAGTGCTAATTTCTCTCCAAAACTTTGTGCGTTCGTTTGAAAAAGGTGGAACAGAATGA